Genomic DNA from Chelonia mydas isolate rCheMyd1 chromosome 6, rCheMyd1.pri.v2, whole genome shotgun sequence:
GGCGCAgtgcgaggaggaggaggaggaggagcagataGGCGGCCACAGTGATGAAGACAATggctgggaggggcagaaggagggagctgggggggcccgGCGTGGGGGTCTACAACAGGGAGAAACAGGAGAGGGGGAGCAGGTCAGAGAgcctggggggagacacagggagggggaggcagcgggggaggggagacttaCAGCCATTCCTGGATTGGGGGGGATCCTCAGAGTTGGGGGCTCTGCTCGCCCCTAGGGGGCCGCATGGATGCCAGATCCCACATctgagacagacagacggacagatcAGAGCCACCCCAGCAAGGACTCGGCCCTCTAAGCTGCCCCACGGAACCTCACCCCTATCCCCGAACCTACTGCCCCCACCGATGCACCCTAGTCCCAAACCTGCCAACCCTCATTCCCAAACCTGGGCCGGGAGCGGCCCCAGCGCAGGTCCCAGAGCAGCCGGTTGCTGCCCGCAGCCACGTGgttcactctgaaacctactgaccacGGTGCAACCCAGAGCCGTCCTCAGGCGTGGGGGCCGTGATGGAGGCAGGGCCTCGCACCCCCATTAACATGCAAACGCCTAGGGGCAAGTCATCTGCTTAACTGATATTAACGACCCCCGGGCCCAGCCCAGGCTCGGTAGACACCAGCTCCTCCTGGATATGGGTGGCGGGGGGGCTCCATCCCGCTCATTAATAGTAACGCTCGTGCATATTAATTAGACAGCGTCCGCCCCACCCCCTAATTGACATTCATACAATATGTAAATTATTTAAAGGGCCCACCCCATATCATTGAAATCTCCTGAATATTGATTAGGCCACGATCGCCCTCATTAATATTCACATCTCATGAATATTGATTAGCACGACCCGCAACAACCCCAGTTCATGAATATTCATGACCCCCCCAACACGCCGCTCACCCGCTCGCCGTCGCTGCACCGACATCCCGCGATACCCCGCCCTGCTCTCGGGCGTCCCTCTGTTGCCATAAGCAACGGCGCAGgcggcctggccccgccccgccgGCCCGACGGGGCCACACGAGGGACTAAAGAGCTCTGAGGCAGGGGCTTCCGGAAGTGACGACAGGAGGAGCCGCCATCGCACCGGAAGTAAGCCCTGCACATCGGGAAAGAAacacactgcaggggaggggagcggcAGTGCTACCGGAAATGACCGCCCCGACCGGAAATGGCCTCAGCCCGCCAGAAGCGAGCCCTTGGGAAGGCCCCAGCCATTGAAAGGGCCCGCAGAGGCCCGTCACCCCCTTGGACCTAGACACGACAGCTCGCTGGCTGGCTGGCGGGAACCATAGTGACCATAGGGCGTGCCAATCACGCCTACGTCATGACTGGCCGATACCATACGGCCAGTCGGAGCAAAGGGCGCAGCCCGACCACGCTAACATCTGCTTTGCTCTGAttggccaggggctcccagccggCGGCATGACGTCACAACATGTAGTCCTTTTTCGCCAACTGGCTGACACTGCCCAGCCAATCAGAACACACGGAGGGCgcatgtggggggcggggcataTTCTCTCTGGAACGACTGGTCAAGAGCTTGTAGCCAATCAGCACTCAGGAGTAAAGGTCTGGCCCAAAACATGCAGTGCTGTGATTGGCCCCCAGCCAACCCAAGCCCAGGCAGATGGGGTGCAAGGGGGAATAAAACGTTGCCTGCGCTCGGACTGGCAGCAGGGCCAACCAATCACAGTGCAGACGTCTTTGTCTAATTAGAAGACCCCCTCTCTATCACTGGCCAGGCCTGTCCAGCCTCGCTCAACACGTGGCCCCGCCCCCAAGGCCAGAGTCGCCCCAGCGCATGACCCCTCCCTCAaggccaggccccgcccccaaggCCAGACTCGCCCCCAGCGCatggcccctcccccaggcccaggccccgcccccaaggccaggccccgccccatcACGTGGCCTCGCCCCCCGTTACTTATATCACTATAAATGAGAAAATGTCAGAGATTTCTCATCTTGCTCCTAGTGCCCTTCGCCCACAGCCAACCAGAATCTCCCTCTCACCCGGTCTTCCTTCTGCCTTGCCCAGCAACACGGCCGTTCCGCGGATCTCCATTGGCTCGACGCCGCAGCCAATCAGCAGGTCCGGCGCGAACGCGGGCTCACTGGAATGCTCAGAACAAGAACGACCGTTAACTGCTCTACACGCTCGCGCGCGGCCCGGCAGCTGGCGCACGCGCACAGCCTCCCTGCAAACCAGCCCCCCGCGGCCAGAGCCAAAGGCATATGCGCATTGGAGCTCTGGGCGCGCGCGCTTGCCCTCCCGGCGGAGCAGCGCATGCGCATTCCAGGCGGCGGCGCGGGGCAGGCGTTCCCTCAGACGGGAGCGGGGGTGCGTCACCCGGCCGGCCCTCGTTGATTATTCATTAGGGGCGGGCTAATTACATGCACATTTATTCAGCATCAAGACCCTCAATTGCTGGAAGTGGGCGTGGCCGTCGAGGTGTAATTAGTATGCATGAACTAATGATATGCAAATTAATTCATTAGTCGCTTCGGCGtgtatggaaatatgctaattaGCTAGTGTCCCAGGAATACGAGAGAGACGCATGCAAATTAGGCAGGGCAGAGAGCGAGGTAATGAGATGCAGATTTCTTCACCAGGTGTCTGGGCAGTGTATGCaaatggctgcagctgggggcaaaGTCATGAGCCAATGAAGGGGCTGGGTGTTCAGCAGTATGCAAATGTATGCAAATAAGATGGCGGGCAGGGggtagaggaggggcaggggtaggtctggggggaggggcagggatgagTGGTTGTGGGTCGAGAaggaggggaatgggaggggagctgtggggggaagggccaggggataattttgggggaggggcagggacagtTGTGGGGCAaggtggaggggtggctgggggggggcaggggattgttgtggggggtggggcagggcggggacagttgtggggtgaggaggaggggcagctgtgggggggagggccaggggatagtcctggggggtggggcagagcagggacagttgtggggggaggaggaggggcatgggaggggcagctgttgggggagggccagggggtagtcctggggggggaggaggaggggcatggGAGGGGTAGTTGTGTGGTGAGTGGCAGAGGTTCCAGCGCTCTGGGGGACCCAGGATGTTTGGGGAGATCTCaaggtgaggagggggctgggaagggggaatcCTCTCGGTGCGGTGCTAGAGCGTCACCAGTGCCCCCTTTCTCACTGCTTTCAAATTCCTTCTCCCAGATGGCCGTGATCTTCCTCTTCAGCTGTTGCTTCTTCCCCAACTTCTTCCTCGCCCTCCGCTGGGCACTGTACCACACCCGGGCCCTGGGCATGGACCAGCTGCATGCCATCTATGTCGCTGCCAAGTAAAGTCGCccggactcctgagttctatccatggctctgggaggagatgggggctgggagccaggattcctgggttctatccatggCTCATGGAGCAGAGGGGGGGTCTCCCTCAGCCACAAGATGGTGCTGGTGGTTCAGAAGTCTCCCCTATAATCTGCTGATCAGAGACCCCACCTGAGAGGTGACTCCAGGGTCACTGGCTCAGCAGGTACCACCTGGAGCCTCCAGCTTAGCACaaggggggggggacgacactgCCATCTGTGGGGAGGATTAGCCCTGAGCTGATTTCCCAGGTGCCCCAGGGAAAGGAAGGGGTTAAATACTCACCCCTTCAAGCTGGGCCTTGACCTTGATCCCCACCTGCCTGTGCCTGTGCCAGCAGGATTATGGGATTAGACCTAAgtgtcctctgtgtgtgtgttcgttcccCTTCTCTGGCCCCCgacacccctgctccagcctggctctGACCAGGGGCCTGGCTCTGACCAGGGGCCTAATCCCCCCCTTTTTAAATCCTGGTTTCCATTCAGTCCATAGAAAGCCAGTGTAAAGCAGTCTGGGTGCAGCTGGACCAAGCTGTAGGACTCCCTGATGCAGGATATTACTTAGTGAAATGACTAGTttcctagctggtgtaaatcagtgtcattcTATGGGCATTTACACCAGGATTCTGGAAAATctaggttgagaacccctgctatccctgccctgggctcccccaccccacatctcaGACAATGCGccccaatcctgacccacagccccttgcTGTCCAAGCCCTGGGCTCCgtcacccccagctctgctgatgcccctcacaCCCGCCCCCTGCTGGTTGCACTCCCAGCTCTCTTTCCAGTCTCCATTTTCCATTCCCATCCATCCTTTGCACCCCTTTTCCCATTCCCAATGTCCCTCTGACTGATCATTGTGACCCCCTTCCCGCCGCCCTCCATCCCACCTCTGGTACAGGACACTCCGTTGCTGTCCCTTTAAGTGCCTCCACCCAGCGCCTGACAGctgctccccgctcccctcccctctcctccctcccctcttcccccctttcTCTCTGTCACAGCCGGCCTCAGAGCCGCT
This window encodes:
- the LOC119566288 gene encoding uncharacterized protein LOC119566288 isoform X2; amino-acid sequence: MEIRGTAVLLGKAEGRPGEREILVGCGRRALGARAYFRCDGGSSCRHFRKPLPQSSLVPRVAPSGRRGGARPPAPLLMATEGRPRAGRGIAGCRCSDGERMWDLASMRPPRGEQSPQL